One genomic segment of Styela clava chromosome 3, kaStyClav1.hap1.2, whole genome shotgun sequence includes these proteins:
- the LOC120342433 gene encoding uncharacterized protein LOC120342433, whose product MDITIFIRIIIIAITFTFVTSSPVLQHKSSGMPHLLRRLLHSYNTMPKSGEVSPEYYVSPPNVMRRYRNYDWQYYDGRRQHKRQSGLTPSRSGKRTVICAKNKRGRCVAKCGFGAPLDQISKNMFFGCRPTLTFRHQRI is encoded by the exons ATGGATATCACGATATTTATAAGGATTATTATAATTGCGATTACGTTCACATTCGTCACTTCAAGCCCGGTTCTtcaa CATAAATCTTCAGGGATGCCACATTTATTGCGCCGACTCCTTCACAGCTATAATACTATGCCAAAATCTGGGGAAGTGAGTCCGGAATATTATGTATCGCCTCCAAACGTTATGAGAAGATACCGAAATTACGATTGGCAATATTACGATGGCAGAAGACAACACAAAAGGCAATCGGGATTAACACCCAGCCGATCAGGAAAAAg aaCGGTAATATGTGCAAAGAACAAGCGCGGTCGATGTGTCGCAAAGTGTGGATTCGGAGCACCTTTGGATCAAATATCGAAGAATATGTTTTTTGGTTGCAGACCAACGTTAACATTCCGGCATCAGCGAATATAA